In Antennarius striatus isolate MH-2024 chromosome 10, ASM4005453v1, whole genome shotgun sequence, one DNA window encodes the following:
- the si:ch211-114c17.1 gene encoding pre-mRNA-processing factor 39 isoform X2, which yields MAAEGFQDMSGNGELDESSAHEVHVSPPTEMPEENSSATEAPTEPTCPEPDPFPMPQAAEDDVEMPADFERLWKAASDNPQDFTSWTDLLQYCEQESHVAASRRALEAFLARYPLCYGYWKKFADLERREGLNIKAEEVCIQGLRVIPLSVDLWIHYINLLLGTLDMNLPESHPRIRSVFENAVQAAGLDFHSDRLWDLYVEWEKEQGNMRNATAVLDRVLKVPTQLYNTHYEKFKEHLNSHEPKEVLSPEEYEELRLLCRQSQKAERAEQAQEEEQERPPGEEEPATPDGVDTELKQKIREQVLIRRDKVYQHNEGEVRNRWHFEDAIKRPYFHVKPLDRLQLRTWHSYLDWEISELNRDTKETIKDPNQAATEETEVTAQPQEGSEGATVVHDDHRVRILFERCLIACALYEEFWTRYTRYLESQSVDEARAVFRRACEIHLTHKPNIHLHWATFEERHGDLNEARRVLDALDKTLPRLAVVVLRRVALERRAGQLDQSEALLQAAVAESKERPTLHAFYSIKLARLLLKLGRNPSRARRVLQEALEISPDNDKLHLNLLELEVSEDPWASVEAVQECVTRALAAPLASHTKILLSQRGLQFAEDYSSSIQSVLSVYEEHQKLLKELGGTKREAENGDEDPEKLNKGDDNSAVAASEQTPPTVPHVPITTPPPPVVGADMSTQGGYGAYSSWYQQPQYSSYGYQNTWNYNQGYYPPS from the exons cTCATGAAGTTCATGTATCACCTCCAACTGAGATGCCAGAAGAGAACAGCAGTGCCACGGAGGCCCCTACGGAACCAACATGCCCCGAACCAGATCCCTTCCCCATGCCCCAAGCTGCAGAAGATGACGTGGAAATGCCAGCAGATTTTGAGCGTCTATGGAAAGCAGCCAGTGATAACCCTCAAGACTTCACCAGCTGGACTGACCTCCTGCAGTACTGTGAgcaagag AGTCATGTTGCAGCATCACGCAGAGCTCTAGAGGCCTTTCTTGCTCGCTACCCACTCTGCTATGGCTACTGGAAGAAATTTGCTGATCTGGAGCGTCGTGAAGGATTGAACATAAAAGCAGAGGAG GTGTGTATTCAGGGTCTCCGGGTGATCCCTCTGAGCGTAGATCTGTGGATCCACTACATCAATCTGCTGCTGGGAACACTTGACATGAACCTGCCTGAGTCACACCCGCGAATTCGTAG TGTGTTTGAGAATGCGGTTCAGGCAGCAGGACTGGACTTTCACTCAGATCGGCTTTGGGATCTTTATGTTGAGTGGGAGAAGGAGCAAGGGAACATGAGGAATGCCACAGCTGTTTTGGACAGAGTCCTCAAAGTCCCCACCCAGCTCTACAATACCCACTATGAAAA GTTCAAGGAACACCTGAACAGCCACGAGCCCAAAGAGGTCCTCTCTCCAGAAGAATACGAGGAGCTGAGGTTGTTGTGCCGACAGAGCCAGAAGGCAGAACGTGCTGAACAggcccaggaggaggagcaggagaggccCCCAGGGGAGGAAGAACCCGCCACACCTGACGGCGTAGACACA GAATTGAAACAGAAGATCAGGGAACAAGTGCTGATTCGCAGGGACAAAGTGTACCAGCACAACGAGGGGGAAGTTCGCAACAGATGGCACTTTGAAGATGCc ATCAAACGTCCGTACTTCCACGTCAAGCCACTTGATCGTCTTCAGCTGCGAACCTGGCACTCCTACCTTGACTGGGAGATTTCTGAGCTGAACAGGGACACAAAAGAAACTATCAAAG ATCCAAACCAGGCAGCCACAGAAGAAACAGAGGTGACAGCCCAGCCTCAGGAAGGATCAGAAGGGGCTACTGTTGTCCATGACGACCATAGGGTTCGCATCCTCTTCGAGCGCTGCCTAATTGCCTGCGCTCTGTATGAGGAGTTTTGGACCAGA TATACGCGGTACCTGGAGTCGCAGAGTGTTGATGAGGCTCGGGCTGTTTTCAGACGAGCTTGTGAGATCCACCTGACGCACAAACCCAACATTCACTTGCACTGGGCGACCTTTGAAGAGAGACATG GTGACTTAAATGAGGCCAGACGAGTGCTGGATGCCCTAGACAAGACGTTACCCAGGTTGGCAGTGGTCGTCCTGCGCAGGGTGGCCTTAGAGAGACGGGCGGGTcagctggaccaatcagaggccttgTTGCAGGCAGCTGTGGCCGAATCCAAAGAAAGGCCCACTTTACATGCGTTCTACTCTATTAAGCTGGCTCGTCTGCTGCTGAAACTTGGAAGGAACCCCAGCAGAGCACGAAGAGTTTTACAGGAAGCACTGGAGATCAGTCCG GATAATGATAAACTGCACCTGAACCTGTTGGAGCTGGAGGTGTCGGAGGATCCCTGGGCGTCGGTGGAAGCGGTCCAGGAGTGCGTGACACGAGCGCTGGCAGCTCCCCTCGCCTCACACACAAAGATCCTCCTCTCACAGAGAGGCTTGCAGTTTGCTGAGGATTATAGCAGCTCGATCCAAAG TGTGCTATCTGTGTATGAAGAGCACCAGAAACTGCTGAAGGAGCTGGGGGGAACcaagagagaagcagagaatGG ggaCGAAGATCCAGAGAAGCTGAACAAAGGTGACGACAACTCTGCTGTAGCCGCGTCTGAACAAACCCCACCTACCGTGCCACATGTCCCAatcaccaccccccctccacctgtgGTGGGAGCCGACATGAGCACACAGGGTGGCTACGGGGCGTATAGCAGCTGGTACCAG CAGCCACAATACAGCAGCTATGGCTACCAGAACACCTGGAACTACAACCAGGGCTACTATCCTCCCAGCTAG
- the si:ch211-114c17.1 gene encoding pre-mRNA-processing factor 39 isoform X1, whose protein sequence is MAAEGFQDMSGNGELDESSAHEVHVSPPTEMPEENSSATEAPTEPTCPEPDPFPMPQAAEDDVEMPADFERLWKAASDNPQDFTSWTDLLQYCEQESHVAASRRALEAFLARYPLCYGYWKKFADLERREGLNIKAEEVCIQGLRVIPLSVDLWIHYINLLLGTLDMNLPESHPRIRSVFENAVQAAGLDFHSDRLWDLYVEWEKEQGNMRNATAVLDRVLKVPTQLYNTHYEKFKEHLNSHEPKEVLSPEEYEELRLLCRQSQKAERAEQAQEEEQERPPGEEEPATPDGVDTEELKQKIREQVLIRRDKVYQHNEGEVRNRWHFEDAIKRPYFHVKPLDRLQLRTWHSYLDWEISELNRDTKETIKDPNQAATEETEVTAQPQEGSEGATVVHDDHRVRILFERCLIACALYEEFWTRYTRYLESQSVDEARAVFRRACEIHLTHKPNIHLHWATFEERHGDLNEARRVLDALDKTLPRLAVVVLRRVALERRAGQLDQSEALLQAAVAESKERPTLHAFYSIKLARLLLKLGRNPSRARRVLQEALEISPDNDKLHLNLLELEVSEDPWASVEAVQECVTRALAAPLASHTKILLSQRGLQFAEDYSSSIQSVLSVYEEHQKLLKELGGTKREAENGDEDPEKLNKGDDNSAVAASEQTPPTVPHVPITTPPPPVVGADMSTQGGYGAYSSWYQQPQYSSYGYQNTWNYNQGYYPPS, encoded by the exons cTCATGAAGTTCATGTATCACCTCCAACTGAGATGCCAGAAGAGAACAGCAGTGCCACGGAGGCCCCTACGGAACCAACATGCCCCGAACCAGATCCCTTCCCCATGCCCCAAGCTGCAGAAGATGACGTGGAAATGCCAGCAGATTTTGAGCGTCTATGGAAAGCAGCCAGTGATAACCCTCAAGACTTCACCAGCTGGACTGACCTCCTGCAGTACTGTGAgcaagag AGTCATGTTGCAGCATCACGCAGAGCTCTAGAGGCCTTTCTTGCTCGCTACCCACTCTGCTATGGCTACTGGAAGAAATTTGCTGATCTGGAGCGTCGTGAAGGATTGAACATAAAAGCAGAGGAG GTGTGTATTCAGGGTCTCCGGGTGATCCCTCTGAGCGTAGATCTGTGGATCCACTACATCAATCTGCTGCTGGGAACACTTGACATGAACCTGCCTGAGTCACACCCGCGAATTCGTAG TGTGTTTGAGAATGCGGTTCAGGCAGCAGGACTGGACTTTCACTCAGATCGGCTTTGGGATCTTTATGTTGAGTGGGAGAAGGAGCAAGGGAACATGAGGAATGCCACAGCTGTTTTGGACAGAGTCCTCAAAGTCCCCACCCAGCTCTACAATACCCACTATGAAAA GTTCAAGGAACACCTGAACAGCCACGAGCCCAAAGAGGTCCTCTCTCCAGAAGAATACGAGGAGCTGAGGTTGTTGTGCCGACAGAGCCAGAAGGCAGAACGTGCTGAACAggcccaggaggaggagcaggagaggccCCCAGGGGAGGAAGAACCCGCCACACCTGACGGCGTAGACACA GAGGAATTGAAACAGAAGATCAGGGAACAAGTGCTGATTCGCAGGGACAAAGTGTACCAGCACAACGAGGGGGAAGTTCGCAACAGATGGCACTTTGAAGATGCc ATCAAACGTCCGTACTTCCACGTCAAGCCACTTGATCGTCTTCAGCTGCGAACCTGGCACTCCTACCTTGACTGGGAGATTTCTGAGCTGAACAGGGACACAAAAGAAACTATCAAAG ATCCAAACCAGGCAGCCACAGAAGAAACAGAGGTGACAGCCCAGCCTCAGGAAGGATCAGAAGGGGCTACTGTTGTCCATGACGACCATAGGGTTCGCATCCTCTTCGAGCGCTGCCTAATTGCCTGCGCTCTGTATGAGGAGTTTTGGACCAGA TATACGCGGTACCTGGAGTCGCAGAGTGTTGATGAGGCTCGGGCTGTTTTCAGACGAGCTTGTGAGATCCACCTGACGCACAAACCCAACATTCACTTGCACTGGGCGACCTTTGAAGAGAGACATG GTGACTTAAATGAGGCCAGACGAGTGCTGGATGCCCTAGACAAGACGTTACCCAGGTTGGCAGTGGTCGTCCTGCGCAGGGTGGCCTTAGAGAGACGGGCGGGTcagctggaccaatcagaggccttgTTGCAGGCAGCTGTGGCCGAATCCAAAGAAAGGCCCACTTTACATGCGTTCTACTCTATTAAGCTGGCTCGTCTGCTGCTGAAACTTGGAAGGAACCCCAGCAGAGCACGAAGAGTTTTACAGGAAGCACTGGAGATCAGTCCG GATAATGATAAACTGCACCTGAACCTGTTGGAGCTGGAGGTGTCGGAGGATCCCTGGGCGTCGGTGGAAGCGGTCCAGGAGTGCGTGACACGAGCGCTGGCAGCTCCCCTCGCCTCACACACAAAGATCCTCCTCTCACAGAGAGGCTTGCAGTTTGCTGAGGATTATAGCAGCTCGATCCAAAG TGTGCTATCTGTGTATGAAGAGCACCAGAAACTGCTGAAGGAGCTGGGGGGAACcaagagagaagcagagaatGG ggaCGAAGATCCAGAGAAGCTGAACAAAGGTGACGACAACTCTGCTGTAGCCGCGTCTGAACAAACCCCACCTACCGTGCCACATGTCCCAatcaccaccccccctccacctgtgGTGGGAGCCGACATGAGCACACAGGGTGGCTACGGGGCGTATAGCAGCTGGTACCAG CAGCCACAATACAGCAGCTATGGCTACCAGAACACCTGGAACTACAACCAGGGCTACTATCCTCCCAGCTAG